One stretch of Paenibacillus sp. FSL R5-0341 DNA includes these proteins:
- the cobD gene encoding threonine-phosphate decarboxylase CobD → MTGYIEVFGHGGDVETAASRFGGNAADFLDYSANINPLGPPKVVLEALEQGLQSVLRYPDPGHRGFKSVLSERLGVPQDRISVGNGAAESMALILLGLAPQKVGTVEPGFSEYRSLARQFGAEVQHVEGREELEWRAEPEDIERLMEQVDLLFLGQPNNPNGVQYSVEILHRLARKAEKTGTILVIDEAFMDFIPESRQHSLAPRLEEYPQVIIIRSMTKFYAIPGLRLGYALGRPEWIRAMTEKQVTWSVNGLALIAGEACLRSGERFEQDTLAQIARERARLKAGLESYGCVVTPGEANFILVRLPEPWTAASMQAALGERGILIRSCAMYPGLGERHVRLAVKDAEANECLLEALGSVMGRPDHKRHMIGAGGTCDDTAVL, encoded by the coding sequence ATGACCGGTTACATTGAAGTTTTCGGACATGGCGGTGACGTGGAGACGGCCGCATCCCGGTTTGGAGGGAACGCTGCGGATTTCCTCGATTATAGCGCAAACATCAATCCGTTGGGCCCGCCAAAGGTAGTGTTGGAGGCTTTGGAGCAAGGATTGCAGTCGGTTCTTCGTTATCCTGATCCGGGCCATCGAGGGTTCAAATCAGTACTCAGTGAACGTTTGGGTGTGCCACAGGACCGTATTTCGGTAGGCAATGGCGCTGCTGAAAGCATGGCGTTGATCTTGCTCGGACTTGCTCCGCAGAAGGTCGGCACAGTGGAACCTGGATTTTCAGAATATCGTTCTTTAGCGCGACAATTCGGTGCGGAAGTCCAGCATGTGGAGGGACGAGAGGAGCTGGAGTGGCGTGCTGAACCTGAGGACATTGAACGACTGATGGAACAGGTAGACCTGCTGTTTCTTGGTCAGCCCAACAATCCAAATGGCGTACAGTATTCGGTGGAGATATTGCATCGTCTGGCTCGTAAAGCAGAGAAAACAGGTACTATCCTGGTCATCGATGAGGCATTTATGGATTTCATACCTGAATCAAGACAACATTCTCTTGCACCCAGACTGGAGGAATATCCACAGGTGATCATCATTCGATCAATGACGAAGTTTTACGCAATTCCGGGTCTGCGTCTGGGGTATGCCTTGGGACGTCCGGAATGGATTCGTGCGATGACGGAGAAACAGGTAACCTGGAGTGTGAATGGACTGGCGTTGATTGCAGGTGAAGCCTGTCTACGCAGCGGAGAACGGTTCGAACAGGACACACTGGCACAGATCGCACGGGAACGCGCGCGTTTAAAGGCAGGCTTGGAGTCGTATGGTTGTGTGGTAACACCGGGGGAAGCGAATTTTATTTTGGTGCGCCTACCAGAACCTTGGACTGCGGCATCCATGCAGGCAGCCCTGGGCGAGCGTGGCATTCTAATCCGTAGCTGTGCGATGTATCCGGGACTTGGTGAACGACATGTACGTTTGGCAGTAAAGGACGCAGAGGCCAACGAGTGCTTACTCGAAGCGCTAGGAAGTGTAATGGGGCGGCCAGACCACAAGCGACACATGATCGGAGCAGGGGGAACATGCGATGACACTGCCGTTTTATAA
- a CDS encoding lipoate--protein ligase — protein sequence MLFVDNQGITDPSVNLAIEEYILKHLPMEDDSYLLFYINRPSIIIGKHQNTIEEINIEYVQDNGVQVVRRLSGGGAVYHDLGNLNFSFITADDGQSFHNFRKFTQPVVEALQELGVNAELTGRNDLQVGEKKISGNAQFSTRGRMFSHGTLMFNLNLDHVQASLNVNPEKFKSKSTKSVRSRVANIRDLIDSNLTIEQFRDELLRHIFRMEPQDVPQYTLTEKDWDKIKEISAERYSNWDWNYGLSPESNVKHTRKFPVGIIDLRMNIKDGRIEDIKIFGDFFGVGDVADIEDMLRGKRYEESEVRTALEGLDIKHYFGNLELEDFIGLVFLEE from the coding sequence ATGCTGTTTGTTGATAACCAGGGCATTACAGATCCGTCTGTAAACCTCGCGATTGAGGAGTATATTCTGAAGCATCTGCCGATGGAGGATGACAGTTATCTACTGTTCTACATCAATCGCCCGTCCATTATTATCGGAAAGCACCAAAATACCATTGAAGAGATCAACATCGAATATGTGCAGGATAACGGTGTACAGGTTGTCCGTCGTCTTTCGGGAGGCGGAGCGGTATATCACGACCTCGGCAACCTGAATTTCAGTTTTATTACAGCCGATGACGGTCAATCCTTCCACAACTTCCGCAAGTTCACCCAGCCTGTGGTTGAAGCCTTGCAGGAACTTGGGGTCAATGCCGAGCTAACCGGGCGTAACGATCTGCAAGTAGGAGAAAAGAAAATTTCGGGCAATGCCCAGTTCTCCACGCGCGGTCGCATGTTCAGTCACGGCACATTGATGTTTAACCTGAATCTGGATCATGTTCAAGCATCCCTGAACGTAAATCCCGAGAAATTCAAATCCAAGAGTACCAAATCTGTCCGCAGCAGGGTCGCCAACATTCGTGACCTGATTGACAGTAACCTGACGATTGAACAGTTCCGCGATGAGCTGTTGCGTCACATTTTCCGGATGGAGCCGCAAGACGTCCCGCAATATACACTCACAGAGAAAGACTGGGACAAGATCAAGGAAATCTCTGCCGAGCGCTATAGCAACTGGGACTGGAACTATGGTCTGTCTCCGGAAAGCAATGTGAAGCATACCCGCAAATTCCCTGTCGGCATTATTGACCTGCGCATGAACATCAAAGATGGACGAATTGAAGATATCAAAATCTTCGGTGACTTTTTCGGCGTAGGCGATGTGGCGGATATCGAAGATATGCTGCGTGGCAAGCGTTATGAGGAATCTGAGGTGCGTACTGCGCTTGAGGGCCTGGATATAAAACACTACTTTGGCAACCTTGAGCTGGAAGACTTTATCGGCCTTGTTTTCCTGGAGGAGTAA
- a CDS encoding ABC transporter substrate-binding protein, translating to MNFKNWKSVASLLSAAALALALAGCGNATTNEGTGTSQQPAQEQSQGQAQTDLKTQYPLTVTDATGESFTFEKAPAKIVSVSPAETETLFALGLDEQIVGVSDYDDYPEAATTKAKMGGITKPNEESIIAAEADIVFTGISMSEDAVKKLRELGITIFKTDPKSIDDVMNNIETFGKITDHQEKAQEIITQMKQDVTDVTEAVKAVKPEEKKNVYVEFSPGWTVGKGEFMDELITVAGGSNIASDKEGWYEINEENVIASNPDVILYANDVIDENSKTLDQIIKARSGWDQITAVKNDAVIGLDANLLSRPGPRVTEGLKEVAKAIYPDLFQ from the coding sequence ATGAATTTCAAGAATTGGAAAAGCGTAGCGTCCCTGCTGAGTGCAGCGGCACTCGCACTGGCTTTGGCCGGATGTGGCAATGCAACAACGAACGAGGGCACAGGTACTTCACAGCAACCGGCACAGGAGCAGTCCCAAGGCCAGGCGCAGACGGATCTCAAAACACAATATCCACTTACCGTTACCGATGCAACGGGTGAGTCCTTTACATTTGAAAAGGCACCAGCCAAAATCGTATCCGTGTCTCCAGCTGAGACCGAAACACTATTCGCACTTGGCTTGGACGAGCAGATTGTAGGGGTATCCGACTATGATGATTATCCTGAAGCGGCAACAACCAAAGCGAAAATGGGTGGCATAACGAAGCCGAACGAAGAGTCTATCATTGCGGCTGAAGCTGATATTGTATTCACAGGTATCTCCATGAGCGAAGATGCAGTGAAGAAACTGCGTGAACTGGGCATTACCATTTTCAAAACGGATCCAAAATCCATCGACGATGTGATGAACAATATTGAAACATTCGGTAAAATCACGGATCATCAAGAAAAAGCTCAGGAGATCATCACACAGATGAAACAGGATGTGACAGATGTAACTGAAGCAGTGAAGGCAGTTAAACCGGAAGAGAAGAAAAATGTATACGTTGAATTCTCCCCAGGCTGGACTGTGGGTAAAGGCGAATTTATGGATGAACTCATTACTGTAGCCGGTGGTAGCAATATTGCTTCGGACAAAGAGGGCTGGTATGAAATTAATGAAGAGAACGTAATTGCCTCCAACCCGGATGTGATTCTGTATGCCAACGATGTCATTGATGAAAACTCCAAAACACTGGATCAGATCATTAAAGCTCGCAGTGGCTGGGATCAAATCACGGCTGTGAAGAACGATGCAGTCATCGGCCTAGATGCCAATCTGCTCAGCCGTCCAGGCCCACGTGTAACCGAAGGTCTGAAAGAAGTAGCCAAAGCGATCTATCCTGACCTGTTCCAATGA
- a CDS encoding Cof-type HAD-IIB family hydrolase: MTYKLIAIDIDDTLINDNKEVTPATQTALEQAVAHGVTVTLATGRAYASAQALARQTGLNVPIITYQGALVKNLLDEKVLYERYVPQEASRKLYDYCLENNLHLQTYIDDKLYAREENDKLHDYAKLNGTQYYIESDFIKVIEQKTPKLLIIDEPDYLDKVAVDLRELLGPQVHITKSKPYFLEIMHNEGTKGHALTFLADHFGHQLSECIAIGDSWNDHEMLEVAGLGVAMGNAIPALKELADYITASNNEDGVKEVIEKFVLNAE, from the coding sequence ATGACCTACAAATTAATCGCAATCGATATTGATGACACTCTGATCAACGACAACAAGGAAGTAACCCCTGCCACGCAAACTGCGCTGGAACAAGCGGTTGCCCATGGTGTAACTGTAACGCTGGCGACTGGCCGTGCTTATGCTTCCGCACAAGCGCTTGCTCGTCAGACCGGACTTAACGTGCCAATCATTACGTATCAAGGCGCATTGGTGAAGAACTTACTGGACGAAAAAGTTCTCTACGAGCGCTACGTTCCACAGGAGGCTTCCCGCAAACTGTACGATTATTGCCTGGAAAATAATCTTCACCTTCAAACGTACATTGATGACAAGCTGTATGCTCGTGAAGAAAACGACAAACTGCATGATTATGCCAAATTGAACGGCACACAATATTACATCGAATCTGATTTCATCAAAGTCATTGAACAAAAAACACCGAAGCTGCTGATCATCGATGAGCCGGATTACTTGGATAAGGTTGCTGTTGACCTGCGTGAGTTGCTTGGACCACAAGTGCATATCACGAAGTCCAAACCTTACTTCCTCGAGATCATGCACAATGAGGGAACTAAAGGCCATGCTCTTACCTTCCTCGCAGACCACTTTGGTCACCAATTGAGCGAGTGCATTGCCATTGGCGACTCTTGGAATGACCATGAGATGTTGGAAGTTGCAGGACTTGGTGTAGCAATGGGTAACGCCATCCCTGCTCTTAAAGAGCTGGCTGATTACATTACGGCAAGCAATAACGAAGATGGCGTAAAAGAGGTTATCGAGAAGTTTGTATTGAACGCAGAGTAA
- a CDS encoding histidine phosphatase family protein has product MEVTAGQNGSQQRNILFIRHGTTAWNVEKKYLGHTDIALLPDAERELASLREQLSNVSWDLIYCSDLLRCQQTLAMIGPHLLGHVKLEPRLREVDFGQWEGLTYDQLKDNQQYRDWIDAPQDVTPPEGESWQSFTARIDLFLQECIGSNCPSMPSPDSGVPTIIVVTHGGVIRYALSRLIANLEFWDTQVIPGQAIQVRLEQHRDQWVGTRVDFP; this is encoded by the coding sequence ATGGAAGTAACTGCAGGGCAGAATGGATCACAGCAACGAAATATTCTGTTTATACGTCATGGCACAACCGCATGGAATGTGGAAAAAAAATATCTGGGGCATACCGATATCGCTTTGCTGCCGGATGCAGAAAGAGAACTGGCTTCACTACGCGAGCAATTGAGCAACGTCTCGTGGGACTTGATATATTGCAGTGATCTGCTCCGTTGTCAGCAGACCCTGGCAATGATCGGGCCCCATTTATTAGGCCATGTGAAGCTGGAACCACGTCTGCGAGAGGTTGATTTTGGTCAATGGGAAGGATTAACGTACGATCAACTCAAGGACAACCAACAGTACCGGGACTGGATCGATGCTCCGCAGGACGTCACCCCGCCCGAGGGGGAGTCATGGCAGTCATTCACTGCACGAATCGATTTATTTCTACAAGAGTGCATAGGGTCGAATTGTCCGTCCATGCCCTCTCCTGACTCAGGCGTGCCCACCATTATTGTGGTCACCCACGGCGGTGTAATCCGGTATGCATTATCCCGTCTCATTGCCAATCTGGAATTCTGGGATACGCAGGTGATTCCGGGGCAAGCGATACAGGTGCGGCTGGAACAACATAGAGATCAGTGGGTTGGCACGAGGGTGGATTTTCCGTGA
- the cbiB gene encoding adenosylcobinamide-phosphate synthase CbiB, whose amino-acid sequence MAGAWIIIGAYILDRCIGDPRWIPHPVIGMGKAISALERSIRSRVSTDSGLKRAGLLFPLLIAGGAFVITWAFVYVLGLIHPVVAIVAEVVLIATTIASKGLKDAGMEVYHHLVQKDWPAARGSLGMIVGRDTAHLDEPEVVRGTVETVAENIVDAIVSPLFYALIGGAPLAMAYRAVNTLDSMVGYKNEKYMHLGWASARLDDWANWIPARLTAILLILGAWVMKLDAKGAARMVTRDARLHPSPNSGFPESAVAGALGIRLGGHNVYHGVASFRAYMGEATRPMAAEDIVRTTRLMFWSAGSFVILCTLVTLGIWLAGGTLLWK is encoded by the coding sequence ATGGCAGGTGCCTGGATTATTATAGGGGCATACATACTTGATCGATGCATCGGTGATCCACGCTGGATTCCTCATCCCGTGATTGGCATGGGGAAGGCAATCTCTGCGCTAGAGCGTAGCATTCGTTCCCGTGTGAGCACGGATTCCGGGCTGAAGAGGGCTGGTCTATTATTTCCGCTGCTGATTGCGGGTGGGGCGTTTGTAATTACCTGGGCATTCGTATATGTGCTGGGTCTCATTCATCCGGTCGTAGCAATAGTGGCTGAAGTGGTGCTTATTGCGACTACCATTGCTTCCAAAGGGTTGAAGGATGCAGGCATGGAGGTGTATCACCATCTGGTTCAGAAAGATTGGCCTGCTGCAAGAGGTTCACTTGGCATGATTGTTGGACGTGACACAGCTCATCTGGATGAACCGGAGGTCGTGCGAGGAACGGTGGAGACGGTAGCGGAGAATATTGTGGATGCCATCGTATCCCCTTTGTTCTATGCGTTAATAGGTGGCGCACCACTTGCGATGGCATATCGTGCGGTGAATACATTGGATTCAATGGTTGGTTATAAAAATGAGAAGTACATGCATCTCGGCTGGGCTTCCGCCCGTCTGGACGATTGGGCTAACTGGATTCCCGCACGGCTCACCGCCATCCTGCTGATCTTGGGTGCATGGGTCATGAAACTGGATGCCAAAGGCGCAGCACGTATGGTGACCCGAGATGCCAGATTGCATCCAAGTCCGAATAGTGGTTTTCCCGAATCGGCGGTGGCCGGAGCACTGGGGATCAGACTTGGTGGACACAATGTGTACCATGGCGTAGCTTCTTTTCGTGCCTATATGGGTGAGGCAACACGTCCGATGGCAGCAGAGGATATTGTGCGAACGACACGTCTCATGTTCTGGTCAGCGGGTTCTTTTGTAATCCTGTGTACACTGGTAACGCTCGGAATATGGCTCGCTGGAGGTACATTGTTATGGAAGTAA
- a CDS encoding adenosylcobinamide amidohydrolase, whose product MTLPFYNYYKNAEADENEYRSSSWPGLKITAHGQYIRAVSPAAASALSSAVYGGGMLELDRIFNIYVDRHYRCDDPPRDIERSLHEWKEQLDQCAGLLTAVRLEHTSIQEYTSEAFGILCCTTAGVSNAARAGSARTVFDTEGNEAVAVELLKSTTQSHFTKPYVPGTINVMLWFNGRMTSGAMVNAIQTAVEAKAAALADFGVADSENGLLATGTTTDAIVLALSQVHEHKPLIAYAGTATVIGAAIGRLVYDTIMESLQAGQQWKERNRV is encoded by the coding sequence ATGACACTGCCGTTTTATAATTACTACAAGAATGCAGAGGCAGACGAGAATGAATATCGTTCCTCTTCGTGGCCTGGGCTGAAGATTACTGCACACGGTCAATATATCAGAGCTGTGAGTCCTGCTGCTGCAAGTGCACTTTCCAGTGCGGTATATGGCGGCGGGATGCTTGAACTGGATCGGATATTTAACATCTATGTGGACCGACATTATCGCTGTGATGATCCTCCTCGTGATATCGAACGTTCTCTGCATGAATGGAAGGAGCAGCTTGATCAATGTGCGGGACTGTTGACTGCGGTTCGACTGGAGCATACTTCCATTCAGGAATACACAAGTGAGGCATTCGGAATTCTGTGTTGTACAACAGCCGGGGTGTCCAATGCTGCGCGGGCAGGTTCCGCAAGAACCGTATTTGATACGGAGGGAAATGAGGCTGTTGCCGTAGAGCTTTTAAAATCTACAACTCAATCTCACTTTACGAAGCCCTATGTCCCGGGCACGATTAATGTCATGTTATGGTTCAACGGACGAATGACATCGGGAGCAATGGTGAATGCAATCCAGACTGCGGTGGAAGCCAAAGCGGCGGCGCTGGCTGATTTCGGTGTTGCGGACTCGGAGAATGGACTGCTGGCCACAGGGACGACAACGGATGCTATTGTACTTGCGTTGAGTCAGGTGCACGAGCACAAGCCGCTAATTGCTTATGCGGGAACGGCTACAGTCATTGGTGCGGCTATCGGCAGGTTGGTGTATGACACGATCATGGAAAGCCTGCAAGCGGGACAGCAGTGGAAAGAGAGGAACAGGGTGTAA
- a CDS encoding iron chelate uptake ABC transporter family permease subunit, whose protein sequence is MSKKLAVYASAGIALLVLTVLICTGIGSVSLPIRDIAGILLHHLPWIGDWITPDWSAAAEQIIWKVRFPRVLLAVLVGASLAIAGAGFQGVLRNPLADPFTLGVSSGASVGAAFLIFFGLQYALIGIWTLPLVAFLTGVLTLWFVMSLAREGRKIPTHSLILAGVVMQSFLGAVVSFLSTMSKQTINEIIYWTMGSLALRGWSYTAILFPYFLLGLIFLWSRARSLNVLALGERQAAHIGVGVDRLKLSVLAVGTLLTAGAVSVSGVIGFVGLVIPHMLRLLVGPDYRLLVPLSAIGGAIFMVWADTIARSLLAPTEIPLGVVTAFVGAPFFAYLLHRNKKLQKGMMP, encoded by the coding sequence ATGAGTAAAAAACTGGCCGTGTACGCATCGGCAGGGATCGCGCTGCTTGTGTTAACCGTGCTCATCTGCACGGGCATCGGTTCGGTTTCCTTGCCTATTCGTGACATTGCAGGTATTCTGCTTCATCACTTGCCATGGATCGGAGACTGGATCACGCCCGACTGGAGTGCAGCAGCTGAACAGATTATCTGGAAAGTCAGATTCCCACGTGTACTGCTTGCTGTGCTCGTGGGGGCATCGCTGGCGATTGCTGGTGCGGGATTCCAGGGGGTTCTTCGGAACCCGCTGGCAGACCCGTTCACTCTGGGCGTATCATCCGGTGCTTCGGTGGGTGCAGCCTTTTTGATTTTCTTCGGATTGCAGTATGCACTGATCGGAATCTGGACGTTGCCACTGGTAGCTTTTTTGACGGGCGTACTAACATTATGGTTTGTTATGTCCCTGGCTCGTGAAGGGCGCAAAATACCAACACACAGTCTGATTCTGGCTGGTGTAGTGATGCAAAGTTTCTTGGGAGCGGTGGTTTCCTTCCTGTCGACCATGTCGAAACAGACCATTAATGAAATTATATACTGGACGATGGGAAGTCTGGCTCTGCGTGGGTGGTCGTATACGGCCATCCTTTTCCCGTATTTTCTGTTAGGGCTGATCTTTCTCTGGAGCCGTGCACGTTCCTTGAATGTACTTGCGCTGGGAGAACGTCAAGCTGCGCATATCGGGGTTGGCGTCGATCGTTTGAAGTTGTCCGTGCTTGCTGTGGGAACACTTCTTACCGCAGGAGCAGTCTCTGTATCCGGTGTTATTGGCTTCGTTGGATTGGTGATTCCGCATATGCTTCGGCTGCTTGTGGGGCCTGACTATCGATTGCTGGTGCCTTTATCCGCCATTGGTGGCGCCATCTTCATGGTATGGGCAGACACGATTGCCCGATCCTTACTGGCGCCGACCGAAATTCCCCTTGGTGTGGTGACGGCCTTTGTAGGTGCACCATTCTTCGCTTACCTGTTACACCGGAACAAAAAACTGCAGAAGGGGATGATGCCATGA